In the genome of Mucilaginibacter sp. 14171R-50, the window TTTCGGGGAAGCAAATTATTGCCGCGCCTCGCTGTGCCGCGTCCTTAACCAACTTTTCGGTAACGGCTAATCCATCAGCTATTGATGTTGGGAACGGGGGAGAGGCAAGTGCTATTTTCATGCACGTAAATTTAACAGTTAGCCAGCTTTTCGTTACATTTTATTACAAACTTTTAAGGTATTTAATAGTCTCGGGGATTTGCGCGGCGTGGTCCGGGCTTTCGTCTTCAATAAAATAATGTTCAACGCCTACTTTTTTTGCCGTTTTTATCACTTCGGGTACGTTTATCTGGCCTGTTCCCAAAGCTACATCGTTTTTAATATCGGTGCCGCCGGTCAGGTCGTTAGCTATACCCTTGCGGATATCTTTCAGGTGCATTAGCTTCCAGCGGGTTGGGTATTTCAGCAGCAGCGCGGCCGGGTCTGCACCTCCATGGAATGCCCAAAGCATATCCAGTTCAAACGATACATATTTTGGGTCTGTATTTTTGGCGATATAATCAAACAGGGTACCGTCTTCATACTTTCCAAATTCATAGCCATGATTATGGTAGCATAAGGTGATGCCGTTTTCCTGCAGCACTTTGCCGCCGGCGTTAAAGTCTGCAACGGCTTTTTTGGCGTCATCAATAGTAAAAGTATCGCCATGAGGTATCCAGGCCACCATTACGTATTTAGATCCGAATATTTTGGCAAGCCGTACAGCTTCCTGCGGGTTGGTGGCAATAATATTATAATCAAGCCCGATGGACGGCATACTGATGCCGCGGTCGTCAAGCATTTTTTTAAACTCCCCGGGACTGATATTTTTAGGGTTTGGGCCTTCCATTTCGGTAATGCCCAAAGCTTTAACGGTATCAAGTGTGGTAGCAACGCCATTAGGGAAACTGGCGCGGTAAGTATATGCCTGAACACCCATCGGCATGTCAAACAGCGGCTTTGCCTTTTGAGACGAGCAGGAAACGGTAGCTAAGGCGTAAAGCGTAGCTACGCCAAAAAACAATTTTTTCATAATGCAGATAATTGATCTGTTCAAATTTAAGGTTTCTGCAATAGTGTCAAAATTTGAGATGCCTGGGCATTATAAAATGTTAAAATTGTATCAGGTACGCGCTGATTTTCCACATCGCAAAAAATACTAACTAATGACAATATGTTTAAACACAATATAAGATAAAATTTTACCTTTGCATGCTCATTACCAATCATGAGCGATCAGATTAAACATGAATGCGGTGTGGCATTTATCCGCTTACTAAAGCCACTCTCTTACTATCAGAAAAAGTACGGCACTGCGCTGTACGGTTTAAACAAGCTTTACCTTTTAATGGAAAAACAGCACAATCGCGGGCAAGACGGCGCGGGTGTTGCCACCATTAAACTGGATATCGAGCCTGGCAAACGGTACATTAGCAGGCACCGGTCAATGGCGTCGAACGCTGTGGCCGACATCTTTGAGTATATTCAGAAAAAATTTGCTGAGATACAAAAGGAAACGCCTGAAAAAATGGCTGACACCGAATGGCTCAAAGAACATATAAGCTTTACCGGCGAAGTGTTATTGGGCCATTTGCGTTATGGTACGCATGGTAAAAACAGTATCGAGAACTGCCACCCTTTTCTAAGGCAGAACAACTGGATGACCCGCAACCTGGTTATTGCCGGTAACTTCAACATGACAAATGTTGATGAACTGTTGCAGCAACTTTACGACCTGGGGCAGCATCCTAAAGAAAAGGCTGACACCGTTACCGTGCTTGAGAAGATCGGACACTTCCTTGATACTGAAAATCAGGGGTTGTTTGACCAGTACAAACGCGAGGGTGTGAATGACAACATGGAGATCAGTAAAATGATAGCCAACGACCTTGACGTAGCCAAGATACTTACCAAATCGGCTAAGAACTGGGATGGCGGTTATACCATTGCCGGTATAATGGGCCACGGCGACGCATTTGTAATGCGCGACCCGGTTGGCATACGCCCTGCGTTTTATTATTATAATGATGAGATAGTGGTTGCCGCATCTGAGCGCCCCGCTATTCAAACCGCGTTCAATATCCCTATTGAGGATATTCGTGAGATAAAGCCCGGCCACGCCCTTATTGTAAAAAAGAACGGTACGATAACCGAGAGCATGTTTAGCGAACCGTTGGAAAAAAAATCATGCTCATTCGAACGGATCTATTTTTCGCGCGGCAGCGATGCTTCTATTTATAAAGAGCGTAAACAATTAGGCAGGCTGCTTTGCCCGCAAATATTGGATTCGGTAAATAACGATGTTAAAAATACCGTATTCTCTTACATACCAAACACCGCCGAAGTTGCTTTTTACGGGATGGTAGAGGGGGTGCACAAGTACATAAAGCAATACCAGCGCGACAGGCTGCTGAACCGCGAGGATAAGATAAGCGAAGAAGAACTTTCTGAAGTTTTGGCGCTTGCCCCGAGGGTTGAAAAGATAGCCATAAAAGACGTTAAGCTGCGAACCTTTATTACCCAGGATGCCGACCGCAGCGAAATGGTTGCCCACGTTTATGACACCACTTACGGCCTTATTAATAAAGACGCCGATACCCTGGTGGTGTTAGATGATTCGATAGTGCGTGGTACTACGTTAAAACAAAGCATATTAAAAATACTTGACCGCCTTGGCCCTAAAAAGGTTGTAGTGGTATCGTCGGCACCGCAAATTCGTTACCCGGATTGCTATGGCATTGATATGTCGCGCATGGGCGAATTTGTGGCTTTTGAGGCTGCTATAAGCCTGTTAAAAGAGCAGGGTAAGGAAAATATCATTGTTGAGGTTTACCAAAAATGTAAGGATAGCTCTAAGCTTGCCAAAGAGGAAGTAGAGAACTACGTAAAGGCTATCTACGCGCCATTTACCGACCAGGAAATATCCGACCGTATTGCTAAGATCATCACCCCGCCAAATATTAAGGCCAAAGTAGAGGTGCTTTATCAAACGCTTGATAACCTGCACATAGCTTGCCCCGACCATACCGGCGACTGGTACTTTAGCGGTAATTACCCAACCCCGGGTGGTAATAAGGTGGTAAACCGCGCCTTTGTTAACTGGATGGAAGGGAATAACCAGAGGGCATATATGTAAATCTGGTGATTAGAGAATAGAGATTGGAGAGCAGTCCCGATCTAATCAATATAAAGAGCGATGGGTTTTCTATCGCTCTTTTTTGTTTGCTAGATGCTTTCCGTAGAGATGCGATACTTCTCGTCTTTAGCTCCGGAATGGTTGCTCAACTAACCGCCGGTGCCGAAAATATGAAATGGGTAACCAACCTGTCTATCAACACCAGCGAGGCGATGATAAGCGCTATGCCGGCAACCTCATTTAAGCGATGTATAAATTTCGGCGATATTTTTTCGCGAAGTTTGTTTGCGTAGAAGGCTTTTACTGTATCAAGGCCGAATTGGATAATCAATATGGTAAGAAACATTATCGCTATTTTAGCGGTACGGTGGTGCACACCCGCATGAAACTGCGTACTGGCCACACCGATAACCACCGTCCAGTGTAGCAGCACGGTAGGGTTGAAAATGCACATCACAAAACCTTTAAAAAAGTAACCCGCATGGTTTATTTTCTTTGGAATAGTGTTTTTGTAATCAACATCGGCCTTTTTAAAGATGTAATAAATGCCGATAGTGAATAAGATGACACTACCGATAATGCCTGCAATGGTTTTATCATGAGCGGAAACCTCAAAATATTGCGAACCGTAAAGTATGGCGCCAACAAACACCATATCGCTCATTACCACACCAAGGGCAAGCGATATGCCGGCATGAAAGCCTTTTTCTATACTGGTTTTTATTAAAGCAAAAAAGACCGGGCCTGTTATAAACGTGAGCACTAATCCAAATCCAATTCCCGAAATAATGGCTTCTATCATTATATAGGCTTATATGTCCTGCGTAAATCATACAGGTAAAAAATCAGGACACTAATATGCAACTTTTATCTGTTAAACAACAAAAACTTAATGTTGTGATTTATATTTTGAAAAAATTATAGCCATAATTATAAAATTTGATTTATGTTTAGTGCTTCAAACACACCAATAGTATAATCTTAATTAAACGATGGAAAAAACACACTCGAAGAGTAATGGATCGGCGTTGTATACGCTGGTAACAGTATTTTTCTTTTGGGGCTTTTTAGCAGCTTCGAACGGAATATTCATACCTTTTTGTAAAGCGCATTTTAGCTTAACACAATTCGAATCGCAATTGATCGATTTTACTTTTTACGGTGGCTATTTCATCGGCTCGTTGATACTTTATTTTGCGTCTTCGGCAACTAAGGTAGATATCCTGAACAAGATAGGGTACAAAAACGGTATCATTTATGGGTTGTTGATTTCGGCCGTTGGCGCATTGATCATGATCCCGGCAATTAATTCAGGCTCATTCGCCTTCATATTGTTCACTTTCTTTGTAATTGCTTTGGGTTTCTCTTTACAGCAAACCGCTGCCAACCCTTTTGTGGTAGCCTTAGGCAGTGCCGAAACCGGTACCCACCGTTTAAACTTTGCCGGTGGTGTAAATAACTTCGGTAGTATTTTAGGCCCAATTATCGTCGGCTTTGTGCTGTTTGGATCGGCTACAGCTAAAATCCCCGCTGCGGATGTTAAAATATCATCAGTAAATAATCTTTATTATATACTTGCAGGACTGTTTATTGCCGTAGCTATATTCTTTTGGGTATCAAAGTTACCAAGCGTAACCAGCGATGAAAAAATCGAATCGAGCAGTAAAGCTAACAGGCCATTGGGAATCATATTTATCGCTTTCCTGCTGATATTGGCCGCGCAGCCGCTTACAGATGCTACCGGCATTGCAAAATCTTACTTTGTGTATGCCTCGCTGGCCATCATCCTCATAACCCTGTTTACTACCGTATCTGTAAGTAGCAAGCACAAAGAGGGTTGGGGCGCTATGCAATACCCACAGTTAATATTAGGTATGCTTGCCATATTTACCTATGTAGGCGTCGAAGTTACCATCCAGAGTAATATGGGTGCCTTACTGGAAACCCCCGCGTTTGGTAACTACACACCGGATACTATTGCACCGTTCATATCGCTTTATTGGGGTAGCCTGATGATTGGCCGATGGACAGGCGCTATAGCTGCTTTTCAGCTTACAAAAACCGTTAAGTTTGTTCTTACTGTAATTGTTCCGTTTATAGCGTTTGCAGTGGTTATGATCGTTAATCATATTGGAGGTACAGATGTAACCACCTTATTACCTTATGCGGGTTGTGTTGCTGTATTGGTAATAGGCTTCCTTATTGGCAACCAAAAGCCGGTACGCACATTGGCCCTGTTTGGCATACTGGGCGCTATATTTATGATAACAGGTTTACTAACAACTGGCATGGTGGCCATCTTTGCGTTTATCAGCGGTGGCTTATGCTGCTCTATCATGTGGCCATCTATCTTCTCGTTGTCAGTTACCGGCTTAGGTAAATACACCAGCCAGGGTTCGGCATTTTTAATTATGATGATCCTGGGCGGCTCCATAATTCCCCCGGTACAAGGTATTCTTGCAGATACCAGCGGCATTCACCAATCGTACATTATCCCTGTTATAGGCTTTGCTTACCTTGCGTTCTTCGCATGGAAGGCCGGATCTGAGTTAAAGAAACAAGGTATTGATGTAGATAATATGGAAGCATCAGGAGGACACTAATATTAGTGATTAGAGATTAGTGATCAGAGATTAGTTTTCTTCACTAACCTCTAATCTCTTATCTCTAATTAACTATGGATAAACCAAGTTTCGAAAATATCTTCATGAACCTGGCAACCGACCTGGCCAAACGCTCGCACTGCGTTAAGGCACAGGTCGGTGCCGTTTTGGCTAAAGACACCCGCATTATATCCATAGGGTATAACGGCCCGCCTGCGGGTACCCACAACTGCGATGAAGAATGGCCTGGTCAGGGTTGCGCACGCGATTCTAAGGGCAGCTGCTCGCTTGCCCTGCATGCCGAGGAGAACGCTATTCTGTATGCTGTAAAAAATGGCGCTAACCTTGAAGGCGCTACATTATACACCACATTATCGCCATGCCTGCCATGCGCAAGACTTATATTTTCTGCAGGGATAAAACAAGTTTATTTCGACAAATCTTACGCCCAATACAAAGGCCTCGCCAGCGACGAAGGTGTTGACTTTTTAAACAGGTTTGGCGTGAAAGCAGTAAGATCGGGAGAGTGACTTCGCCACGCGTCATTGCGAGGTACGAAGCAATCTCTTCAAGCAAATCCTTTATGCAAAGTGTACAATTGTTCTGAAGAGATTGTTTCGTGTCTTTTAAGGACGTTCTTTTTGTGACTTTAGACTAAAAACTTACGACTTCAACTTCTCCACCTTATCCAGTGCAAACTGCAGCTGCTCATCGGGGGTAAGGTTGGTATTATCCAGTATAATGGCATCCCTGGCACGTACCAGAGGGCTTTCCTCGCGGGTGGTATCCTGGTAATCGCGGTGGGCGATGTTCTCAAATATTTCTTCTAATGTGATCCCTGGGTTTTTTGTATGGATCTCGTCATAACGGCGTTTGGCGCGTACGGCCGGGTCGGCGGTCATAAATATTTTTATAGGCGCATCGGGGAAAACGGCGGTGCCAATGTCGCGGCCGTCCATCACAATGTTTTTTGATTTACCCATACGCTGCTGCTGCTTTACCATTTCGCGGCGCACTTCTTTAAGCGCCGATACCTCGCTTACCTTTTCTGATACAGGCATCTGGCGTATCTCGTCCGAAACTTCCTCGCCGTTCAGTGTAATGTGGGTTTCGTAATCGCGCGAGTGGAAATTAAGATGGATATTGTTCAATGCTTCCTCTATCTGCGCGTGGTTATGCGTATCAATGTTGTTCCGTAAAAAATACAGGGCTACTGCACGGTACATGGCGCCGCTATCCACATATATGTATTGTAACTTTTTAGCCAATGCCTTGGCCAGGGTGCTTTTACCGCATGATGAATAGCCATCAATGGCTACTATGATATTGTTGCTCATCAGGTAACGAAGTTACGGTTTTTTGACGAATGGTTAAGTGGTTGATTGAGTTGAAAATTAACTACTCACCAATCAACCCAATCAACCATTCACTATCTTTGCCGCCATGAACTTAAATAAGGCCGACCTGCAAAAGGAGGTTTCCTACAAAACATCGCGCAGCGGGGGCAAGGGCGGGCAAAACGTAAACAAGGTTTCTACCAAGGTGGAGTTGCTTTTTGATATCAACAGCTCGGCCTTGTTTAGTGATGAAGAAAAGTTATTACTGAACGAAAAGCTGCAAACACGTTTTAACAAGGATGGCCTGGTGCAGGTGATATGCGATGAAGAGCGCAGCCAGTACCTTAATAAAGAGATAGCCATTGAACGGCTGGTAATATTGCTAACCAACGCGCTGCACAAACCCAAAGCGCGCAAGGCATCAAAGATCAGCAAGGCGGCAAAGCTTGCCCGGCTTGGCAACAAAAAGATACAATCAGCCAAAAAAGCTGACCGTAAAAGGGATTTTGATTATTGGTGAGAATATAATTGTCATAGTCGATAGTCCATAGTGTGAATTTATGCCCTTAACTATGGACTATCAACCATTGACTATGGACTAATTAAAGCGGTACAACACACTTACCGAACCCCACTGGTGGGTGCTTTTAACCATCTGCTTCACCTCGCGGGTATTAATGACCGCACCGATATCAAACACAAACCTGCTGGTGGTA includes:
- a CDS encoding sugar phosphate isomerase/epimerase, translating into MKKLFFGVATLYALATVSCSSQKAKPLFDMPMGVQAYTYRASFPNGVATTLDTVKALGITEMEGPNPKNISPGEFKKMLDDRGISMPSIGLDYNIIATNPQEAVRLAKIFGSKYVMVAWIPHGDTFTIDDAKKAVADFNAGGKVLQENGITLCYHNHGYEFGKYEDGTLFDYIAKNTDPKYVSFELDMLWAFHGGADPAALLLKYPTRWKLMHLKDIRKGIANDLTGGTDIKNDVALGTGQINVPEVIKTAKKVGVEHYFIEDESPDHAAQIPETIKYLKSL
- a CDS encoding class II glutamine amidotransferase, translated to MSDQIKHECGVAFIRLLKPLSYYQKKYGTALYGLNKLYLLMEKQHNRGQDGAGVATIKLDIEPGKRYISRHRSMASNAVADIFEYIQKKFAEIQKETPEKMADTEWLKEHISFTGEVLLGHLRYGTHGKNSIENCHPFLRQNNWMTRNLVIAGNFNMTNVDELLQQLYDLGQHPKEKADTVTVLEKIGHFLDTENQGLFDQYKREGVNDNMEISKMIANDLDVAKILTKSAKNWDGGYTIAGIMGHGDAFVMRDPVGIRPAFYYYNDEIVVAASERPAIQTAFNIPIEDIREIKPGHALIVKKNGTITESMFSEPLEKKSCSFERIYFSRGSDASIYKERKQLGRLLCPQILDSVNNDVKNTVFSYIPNTAEVAFYGMVEGVHKYIKQYQRDRLLNREDKISEEELSEVLALAPRVEKIAIKDVKLRTFITQDADRSEMVAHVYDTTYGLINKDADTLVVLDDSIVRGTTLKQSILKILDRLGPKKVVVVSSAPQIRYPDCYGIDMSRMGEFVAFEAAISLLKEQGKENIIVEVYQKCKDSSKLAKEEVENYVKAIYAPFTDQEISDRIAKIITPPNIKAKVEVLYQTLDNLHIACPDHTGDWYFSGNYPTPGGNKVVNRAFVNWMEGNNQRAYM
- a CDS encoding LysE family translocator, which translates into the protein MIEAIISGIGFGLVLTFITGPVFFALIKTSIEKGFHAGISLALGVVMSDMVFVGAILYGSQYFEVSAHDKTIAGIIGSVILFTIGIYYIFKKADVDYKNTIPKKINHAGYFFKGFVMCIFNPTVLLHWTVVIGVASTQFHAGVHHRTAKIAIMFLTILIIQFGLDTVKAFYANKLREKISPKFIHRLNEVAGIALIIASLVLIDRLVTHFIFSAPAVS
- a CDS encoding sugar MFS transporter, with product MEKTHSKSNGSALYTLVTVFFFWGFLAASNGIFIPFCKAHFSLTQFESQLIDFTFYGGYFIGSLILYFASSATKVDILNKIGYKNGIIYGLLISAVGALIMIPAINSGSFAFILFTFFVIALGFSLQQTAANPFVVALGSAETGTHRLNFAGGVNNFGSILGPIIVGFVLFGSATAKIPAADVKISSVNNLYYILAGLFIAVAIFFWVSKLPSVTSDEKIESSSKANRPLGIIFIAFLLILAAQPLTDATGIAKSYFVYASLAIILITLFTTVSVSSKHKEGWGAMQYPQLILGMLAIFTYVGVEVTIQSNMGALLETPAFGNYTPDTIAPFISLYWGSLMIGRWTGAIAAFQLTKTVKFVLTVIVPFIAFAVVMIVNHIGGTDVTTLLPYAGCVAVLVIGFLIGNQKPVRTLALFGILGAIFMITGLLTTGMVAIFAFISGGLCCSIMWPSIFSLSVTGLGKYTSQGSAFLIMMILGGSIIPPVQGILADTSGIHQSYIIPVIGFAYLAFFAWKAGSELKKQGIDVDNMEASGGH
- a CDS encoding dCMP deaminase family protein, with amino-acid sequence MDKPSFENIFMNLATDLAKRSHCVKAQVGAVLAKDTRIISIGYNGPPAGTHNCDEEWPGQGCARDSKGSCSLALHAEENAILYAVKNGANLEGATLYTTLSPCLPCARLIFSAGIKQVYFDKSYAQYKGLASDEGVDFLNRFGVKAVRSGE
- the cmk gene encoding (d)CMP kinase is translated as MSNNIIVAIDGYSSCGKSTLAKALAKKLQYIYVDSGAMYRAVALYFLRNNIDTHNHAQIEEALNNIHLNFHSRDYETHITLNGEEVSDEIRQMPVSEKVSEVSALKEVRREMVKQQQRMGKSKNIVMDGRDIGTAVFPDAPIKIFMTADPAVRAKRRYDEIHTKNPGITLEEIFENIAHRDYQDTTREESPLVRARDAIILDNTNLTPDEQLQFALDKVEKLKS
- the arfB gene encoding alternative ribosome rescue aminoacyl-tRNA hydrolase ArfB, whose product is MNLNKADLQKEVSYKTSRSGGKGGQNVNKVSTKVELLFDINSSALFSDEEKLLLNEKLQTRFNKDGLVQVICDEERSQYLNKEIAIERLVILLTNALHKPKARKASKISKAAKLARLGNKKIQSAKKADRKRDFDYW